The DNA sequence ttctctaaaaaaaaatagccgCTTCAAGATTTAGcttatatttcaaataaaataaaataaaatagcctTGCGATATTATGACATAATTCACTCCATTTTACCATCATTGATGTTAGCCCATGATATAATATTGATGCTAGTTTTTACTTACTTTCCAGGTGTCaacaatttacatataattctgttttttttttttttccaagacatAATGCAATTAAAAATTACACTTTTGGGGAGAAGAGTTAACAATGATAGATAAAAGTAAAACCACCAAACCATTGTGCAACGGCAAGTGGAAAGAAGAATCTACTGAAAGAAGTGAGAGTACTGGGAAAGTGCAGATAAGTTCATCCCAAGTTCAGTGAGTCCTTGTAATCTCATGCCTTTTGATCTCTTCAGAAAATGGGAGTACCAATGCGCAGAGAGTTTTGGTTGCCTTTTTAAATCAGGATCATCCAAGTCAACATAGTATAGGCCATATCCGGATTCGAAACCATCCAACAACTCCAATAAATCCATCAAGGACCATATAAAATAGCCTATTGTATTTGATCCATtccttccaaaaaaataaataaattaaagaacaatggGTAAAGAGGAGAATACTTTCTAAGGTCTGAAAATAGAGACTAGTTATGCAAAATTGGATTTATATTAACGAAATGACACacgagtaatgctaggtacaagcaTCAAACAAgtcctttgtaaaaaagtggatcccacgaataaagaatagttttttttacacttttttaaggtggggtccacttttttacaaagacttGAATGTAGCTTATCTATTTAaggcttgtacaaatcatttctcatgaCACAATTACATTGATTGTTATAAACTAAGTTATATAAGTTGTAGATGTGTATTATAATCCAGTGTGAGGTTTGTGAAGTCTATACACGTACCTCAATGCATCAAGCAAACTCCCAATGTATGCATGCAAATATTCCACCCTTGGCCAGTCTTCCATTGTCAAATTACGTATCATTCGTTCACCTACACAGATATGGCATATATATGCCAGCCATGCCACATTTCTTAGTTTAGATTGTAACTCAAGTTGACACTAAATTGTGCTTACATCTAATAAATAAACTCACTTGATCGTATAGTCAAGTTCAAAGTTCCAACATGTGAAATTTTTgcttaagaatttaaaaaaaaaggagttacCAAGTAgaaacaaaatccaaactcaAGTTCTAATACTCTCATACTAAAAAGAATCTGCACAACAATGAATTTTCATCTCAAGATTAGAAGTCGAAGAAGAGAGTATCCTCAATTTTGAAACCAAATAtatggggggagagagagagagagagagacatgaaAGTGATTCTTAtagcatttatttttcatgtggattCTAGATTTCCCCtacatttttcaaatggagtatgCTGGGTTTGCATAGTCTAAAACTGTATAAATTATTATCATGCCATCgctaattaaaaagtaatagcAATTAATGATCATGTTCATCCTCCataatagataattaaatatCGTCACTAACggctaaatattttttttttttttgtggcatGGGGGTGTTTTTCCTGCTACTAAAGAGATTTGGAAATAAAGTTTAATTTGGTTATAAAACGTGACatttactaatattatatatatatatatatatatatcaccaaAAGTTATTAGCAACAAGTTATCAGcaatgaatattaattttactttaaggGAGGACTTCTCTCGCCTCTAAACCTAAACCCTATTTCAATGGATGTCCAACatattggagagagagagagagaccatttTCATGGATGTAAACAGGAGGGTTGCCATAAACTCTCTTGATATACTCCAGCAGTTCTTGCAGGCCCCAGGCTACAATTGGAAACTGAGTAAAACAAGGTGGTTACAAATTATGTAGTACTGAACCAGTACATAATTAGTAAAAGAGctctataattttttgtttaaaggcTTACCTCGAATCTGGATGTATCATTTTCGAAGCCTGCAACAagcatttcaaacaaaaaaaatatatatatactgagcTGAACATTTTGTTGAGCACTGTAAAGAAACTTTCAGAATCAACCACGGATTAGCGCAGCTCACTTGGTAAGCTCACTCATGCCgagtaaaaaaaattgcattataagtaaagaaaaattagtaGATATTCCCGGGGTACTCCCATCTTATCGCAGTATACcctataattaaaattcaaacatcaattttTATTGACATATCATCCTATGATAGGATGGGAATACCACGCAGTATCCATACTAGAGAAGTACCTAATAATTACTCTTAGTTGAAGCTAGTCTCCATCCATCTAGTTCAAtctgtatattttaaaaacatacttgAAAGTTCTACTGCCATGTCTGcaaaaaactctctctctttgattTTCAGGCTACTTGGGCTGTCCTTGGCATACAAAGTTGAGTAATGGTTCACTCCAAGGAAGTCAAATGAATCCTTAATCAAATTGGATTCAGCAGTGGTGAAGACTGGCATTCTTGAGCCTACGTTCTTTTTCATGGCATCAGGATATTCTCCAAACACCAAAGGATCTACCATCCTTCAGTCAAAAAgacaaacatatatatgatcGCTaaaaacctaaattataagtTCAGAGTCAGCTCTCTACAATACACAATACACTTATGAAAGGAAAAGACAGAAGATACAGGATAATACATGAACGTTTAGCTTTCTTACCAGCCAAAGAAGAAGTCCTTGGCTCTTTGAGCAGCAATTTTATCGTCTGAGCTGTTTGTAAGAGGAACGAACCAATAACCAAAGACATTGATCCCTATAAATCCGTGCTGCTTCTCCTGCAGGGGCCAAAGTTTCTCTAGATCAAATAACATCTTGTTTTACACAATTAGTCATGAAGTTCACATGCAATTAAGCTGATGGCCGGAATATATAGgtatatttagttatttatattatgtcattAACAATGACAAACAAAAGAGAGATGGAGTTAATTAAATCATGTAAATATGCTCGAGAAGAATCATTTGTCCTTGAAAATCTTATAGTTGACGAGATTAACACATACATACAATAATTTCTCTATGCATGACATGGATAAAAAAGGGGACATGTCCAGTACATAATATGAACAGCttaattcataataatatatacctGATACATGTTCTTGTACAATCTAGCGACGGATGCATGTGCCAACAAGATATGATGAGCTGCCAAGTATGGCTCTGTTGAGGAGTTGCCTCTAGAGCAGTTTATCCCatatggagatggagatgaacATCTCTGAGGAGGTAAATTGCCAGTATCGTAACCCCCCATTACAAACACATTGGCCTCATTAAAAGTAGTCCAATATGAAACCCTGTCACCGAATTCCCTGAAGCACACATCCGCATACGCTTCAAAGTCTTTCCTGCATTCGCATCTGGATTATTCAGTACTCACATTCTTTGCTTTGTTTGGTGCTTTGTGCAGCAACGTACTCTgcaccaatattattttttctttttccttttgcacCCTTAAACTATTAgggattttgcattttgctcacaaaactaatattttccACCTTCTATTTACATCCCAACTTCAAGATTGTGTCATGTcatcttcttttcatttaattagCTGTTAGAATTTAACAAGGGAGCAAAGGGTACAATGTGTCAAGTTTTAGTTATAGTTATTTGTAATGTAATGAGTAATGGCTGATGATAATAATTTTTCAGTAAGAAGTGAAAATgatcaactttttcttttttattctcttgttaTAAATATTCagctaatatataaaatttgggGTCCAAAAACAGTGGGTGGGGCCTAACAACTATCCCACCACATCAAATCCGGCgcaaatgggaaaaaaaataataataaagagaaacGATAACAATATCCCACCACATCATTCACTTGTAAGGCTAAAAGAAACATTCGTGGTTGTAATCCATTTCTAAAGTCATCATCTAGGACTATTATATTGGTTTCAAAGGATAACAAATGCTTTTCTAAGGCATATAACAACTTATTTTCTAAGCTCACACCAAAAGCACCTAAAAGCTGGATTACTTTTGTAAATGCTTTTAATTCGCTTTTGATAAGCAAAATATTTCGACTTTGGTGCTTTGCAATTGGGAGAGCTTCAGCCATGGCACTTTGcaattaagtatatataaatatttcgaCTTTTACGGATCACACTACGGGTGAGGCGACAACTGGACTACTACATCCTGTATAAATATTTgtatgtctattttttttagaataatttttttcatcagcCATTATTCACTACCCCACAccttatgataaaaaaaaaaaaaaaactatcaggTGTGAAATGTGAGGGTGAATAGTACTAATGTATagaaaaacctttttttttttatactattaaaaTTCAGGTTAGGGAGGGAAAAATCGGGTTTTTCATGGTTAGGAGGTTTTTTTACTGCATGGGCAAGAGagattatttatttgaagttgcgtatatatgtaaaaataagtTGATTAAGATGATAAGATTTGAGAATCATACACACTCTTTCGGCTAATCCATCCTCCATACTCGTCTTCCAGCGTTTGAGGAAGATCATTGTGGTGTAATGTAACATGTGGTTGTATTCCTGCTTAATCATAAAATGAACGGTCTTAGAAATTTACTAATTTTCTTctactaatataaattttcttttttgaaaaaaaaaaatcactaaaatcatatatatatatgatggaaATTGGCTGTAACCATGACTGATTAGTTCATTGATGAGATTGTTGTAATACTGTAAACCCTTTGGATTGACAGTTCCTCTTCCATCTGAAAGAAAGAACATTCACAATCAGAGTCCTGAGAAACCACTTATTCCTTGTATGCATGGTTAACAAGTATTGATAAGTACACGAGAGTAGTTGCGTGATCATACTTGGTAAAAGCCTCGACCAAGATATGGAAAACCTGTAAGCTTCTAACCCTGTGTCCCCCATAAGCTGGACATCCTCCTGCAATAGTTAAATTTGTTGTAAGCATTTTCATAATTAGTAATATACATGTAATGTTTTGGgagtat is a window from the Juglans regia cultivar Chandler chromosome 7, Walnut 2.0, whole genome shotgun sequence genome containing:
- the LOC109015859 gene encoding beta-glucosidase 11-like — its product is MLRLVVVLLTNLAVLVLSAHKFSRDDFPPGFVFGASTSAYQVEGAANQDGRTPSIWDTFAQAGNMHGATGDTACDGYHKYKEDVQLMGDTGLEAYRFSISWSRLLPNGRGTVNPKGLQYYNNLINELISHGIQPHVTLHHNDLPQTLEDEYGGWISRKSVKDFEAYADVCFREFGDRVSYWTTFNEANVFVMGGYDTGNLPPQRCSSPSPYGINCSRGNSSTEPYLAAHHILLAHASVARLYKNMYQEKQHGFIGINVFGYWFVPLTNSSDDKIAAQRAKDFFFGWMVDPLVFGEYPDAMKKNVGSRMPVFTTAESNLIKDSFDFLGVNHYSTLYAKDSPSSLKIKEREFFADMAVELSSFENDTSRFEFPIVAWGLQELLEYIKRVYGNPPVYIHENGERMIRNLTMEDWPRVEYLHAYIGSLLDALRNGSNTIGYFIWSLMDLLELLDGFESGYGLYYVDLDDPDLKRQPKLSAHWYSHFLKRSKGMRLQGLTELGMNLSALSQYSHFFQ